One genomic region from Spirulina subsalsa PCC 9445 encodes:
- a CDS encoding peptidoglycan-binding domain-containing protein, which translates to MMESLAYLHHALAYEDDHGDGSLMLTPNVTPAGGGVSRSGLWRRGKGRFVAVGMVLGGMVLGLWGVSSDALASAMMLLREGDRGSEVQAVQVQLSNLGYLRATPTGYFGPATREAVMRLQREHGLTPDGVIGPQTQVILNQVISNQRQGAVTPNTPRITANLLRQGDRNSQVRTLQEALQRAGVYNGPMTGYFGNQTEAAVRRFQQQRGLPVDGIVGAQTLNALQSTPNPASPVAAAPTTPLLRLGSQGDEVREIQQRLNSLGYLAQAPSGVYDEATEAAVRNFQRDRNLAVDGQVGGSTFNQLRSAISAEQVRSLQQRLQRGGFYRGPVDGIWGPQTQQALESAQRLYGVSMGDVVQGNY; encoded by the coding sequence ATGATGGAATCCCTGGCTTATTTACATCATGCCCTTGCCTACGAGGATGATCACGGTGATGGTTCTCTGATGCTTACTCCCAATGTAACCCCAGCAGGGGGTGGGGTGAGTCGTTCGGGTTTGTGGCGACGGGGAAAAGGTCGTTTCGTTGCGGTTGGGATGGTGTTAGGCGGGATGGTGCTGGGACTCTGGGGGGTGTCTTCTGATGCTCTGGCCAGTGCCATGATGTTGTTGAGAGAAGGCGATCGCGGTTCCGAAGTCCAAGCGGTACAAGTTCAGTTATCTAATTTAGGCTATTTGCGGGCAACGCCAACGGGGTATTTCGGCCCAGCGACGCGGGAAGCGGTGATGCGCTTACAACGGGAGCATGGTTTAACCCCGGATGGGGTGATTGGCCCCCAAACTCAAGTCATTTTAAATCAAGTTATTTCAAATCAACGACAAGGGGCGGTAACGCCTAACACGCCCCGGATTACAGCGAATTTGTTACGTCAGGGCGATCGCAATTCCCAAGTCAGAACCCTGCAAGAGGCACTACAACGGGCAGGAGTCTATAATGGCCCGATGACAGGCTACTTCGGCAACCAAACTGAGGCCGCGGTGCGACGTTTCCAACAACAGCGCGGATTACCTGTAGATGGCATTGTGGGGGCGCAAACCCTCAACGCCCTTCAATCTACCCCGAACCCCGCCTCCCCAGTGGCCGCCGCCCCCACTACGCCCCTCTTGCGCCTCGGCAGTCAGGGAGACGAGGTGCGGGAGATTCAACAGCGCTTAAATAGTTTAGGTTATTTAGCCCAAGCTCCCAGTGGGGTGTACGATGAGGCAACAGAAGCGGCGGTGCGCAATTTTCAGCGCGATCGCAATTTAGCCGTCGATGGACAAGTAGGAGGCAGTACCTTCAACCAACTGCGCAGCGCCATCAGTGCCGAGCAAGTACGCAGCTTACAGCAACGTCTCCAACGAGGTGGCTTTTATCGTGGTCCGGTTGATGGCATTTGGGGTCCCCAAACCCAACAGGCTTTAGAATCGGCTCAACGGCTTTATGGGGTAAGTATGGGGGATGTTGTACAAGGGAATTATTAG
- a CDS encoding SH3 domain-containing protein, whose translation MNLTGLAQFFLGIFSGLILFGISGFIAGYYVLSGMTSTPARPIFPEERPQPSPSPSPSPSPAAQTPPSPAAPAPQPSPEPQAAEPETETLEPGAYRARVNWPDGLSLRATGADDAERIGGVAYNQEMIVLRTSSDGRWQEVRLPGSNQRGWVKSGNADRINDD comes from the coding sequence ATGAATTTAACTGGTCTAGCACAATTTTTTCTCGGAATTTTTTCCGGTTTAATTCTCTTCGGGATAAGTGGTTTTATTGCCGGGTACTATGTTTTAAGTGGCATGACTAGCACCCCCGCCCGTCCCATTTTCCCGGAAGAACGCCCTCAACCCTCGCCGAGTCCTTCGCCGAGTCCTTCCCCCGCCGCCCAAACCCCCCCCTCCCCCGCCGCCCCTGCACCGCAACCCTCCCCAGAACCGCAAGCGGCAGAACCGGAAACCGAAACCTTGGAACCCGGAGCCTATCGCGCTCGGGTAAACTGGCCCGATGGGTTAAGTCTGCGGGCTACCGGGGCTGATGATGCTGAACGCATTGGCGGCGTTGCCTACAATCAAGAAATGATTGTTTTAAGAACCAGTAGTGATGGCAGATGGCAAGAAGTCCGTCTTCCGGGGAGTAATCAACGGGGTTGGGTCAAATCAGGCAATGCAGACCGCATTAATGATGATTGA
- the infC gene encoding translation initiation factor IF-3, with amino-acid sequence MAPAHFLNHLAVKRPKCYNNLAEFKEKLIVKKQPINQQIKAPQVLLIDHENNNLGLTDTAKALQMAKDVKLDLVMVSSGKDAPVAKILDYGKFCYQQKKRQGTSAKSVLKEVKLRPNVGESDYGVRIRRAEEWLSKGDSVRFQVRLRGREHQHRDRANELLQRIINDLGQIAKVQSFDQRALMLQVVPA; translated from the coding sequence TTGGCTCCTGCCCACTTCCTTAATCACCTTGCGGTTAAGCGCCCAAAGTGTTATAATAACCTTGCAGAATTCAAGGAAAAGCTTATCGTTAAGAAGCAACCTATCAACCAACAAATCAAAGCCCCTCAAGTTTTACTCATTGACCATGAGAACAATAACTTAGGTCTAACCGACACGGCTAAAGCCCTACAAATGGCGAAAGATGTCAAGCTGGATTTAGTCATGGTGTCTTCTGGGAAAGATGCACCTGTGGCGAAAATCCTGGATTATGGTAAATTCTGCTATCAGCAGAAGAAACGACAAGGCACAAGTGCCAAGTCTGTCCTAAAAGAAGTCAAATTGCGTCCCAATGTGGGAGAGTCGGATTATGGGGTGCGAATCAGGCGGGCGGAGGAATGGTTGAGTAAAGGGGATTCTGTGCGTTTTCAAGTTCGCTTACGGGGTCGAGAACATCAACATCGCGATCGCGCAAATGAACTGCTCCAACGCATTATTAACGATTTAGGACAGATTGCCAAAGTGCAATCTTTTGATCAACGAGCTTTAATGTTACAAGTCGTTCCTGCCTAG
- a CDS encoding AAA family ATPase, with amino-acid sequence MSFSQEFELLLRACYPLIYIPTLEEERVESAIAQSAQRLGNRGVYVWDFVDGYQNNPNHEGVGRRNPLQALELVEKLPESAAGVFIFRDFHRFLEDVSISRKLRNLARRLKAQAKNLVVIAPEVAIPSELGEVFTVMDFDLPSGGEIKTEVERLLGATGQGVNEKLRDELVRSAQGLSLERIRRVLARAIAAHGKIEPEDVELVLEEKRQSIRQTQILDFYPATEQISDIGGLDNLKDWLIRRGGAFSERARAYGLPHPRGLLLVGIQGTGKSLTAKAIAHHWHLPLLRLDVGRLFGGLVGESESRTRQMINLAEALAPCVLWIDEIDKAFGGLDGKGDSGTTSRVFGTFITWLAEKQSPVFVVATANNIQTLPPEMLRKGRFDEIFFVGLPNQEERQAIFSVHLSRLRPHDLKNYDLPRLAYETPDFSGAEIEQTLIEAMHIGFSQNRDFTTDDILEAASQIVPLARTAQEQIEFLQNWAAAGKARLASRDTRLANRIQKQFP; translated from the coding sequence ATGAGTTTTAGTCAAGAGTTTGAACTGCTGCTGCGTGCTTGTTATCCCCTGATCTATATTCCCACGTTGGAAGAGGAACGGGTGGAAAGTGCGATCGCCCAATCTGCCCAACGCCTCGGGAATCGGGGGGTTTATGTCTGGGATTTTGTCGATGGCTACCAAAACAACCCCAACCATGAGGGCGTGGGTCGTCGGAATCCGTTGCAAGCCTTGGAATTAGTGGAAAAACTGCCCGAATCTGCCGCCGGGGTGTTTATTTTCCGGGATTTTCACCGCTTTTTAGAAGATGTGTCTATTTCCCGCAAACTGCGCAATTTAGCGCGGCGCCTGAAAGCCCAAGCCAAAAACCTCGTCGTGATTGCCCCAGAGGTCGCCATTCCCTCGGAGTTGGGGGAGGTGTTCACGGTGATGGACTTTGACCTACCCAGTGGGGGGGAGATTAAAACCGAAGTCGAACGACTGTTAGGGGCGACGGGGCAAGGGGTGAATGAGAAACTGCGGGATGAGTTAGTGCGCTCCGCTCAAGGGTTATCCTTAGAACGGATTCGACGAGTTTTAGCCCGTGCGATCGCCGCCCATGGCAAAATTGAACCAGAAGACGTGGAATTAGTCCTCGAAGAGAAACGACAATCCATCCGTCAAACCCAGATTTTAGATTTTTACCCCGCCACCGAACAGATTTCCGATATTGGGGGACTCGATAACCTCAAAGACTGGCTCATCCGTCGCGGGGGGGCCTTTAGTGAACGAGCCAGAGCCTACGGTTTACCCCATCCTCGGGGGCTGCTCTTAGTCGGCATTCAAGGCACCGGGAAATCCTTAACCGCGAAAGCCATTGCTCACCATTGGCATTTACCCCTTCTGCGTTTAGATGTGGGGCGTTTATTTGGCGGTTTAGTGGGTGAGTCCGAATCCCGCACCCGACAAATGATTAACCTCGCCGAAGCCCTCGCCCCTTGTGTCTTGTGGATTGATGAAATCGACAAAGCCTTTGGCGGCCTCGATGGGAAAGGGGACTCCGGCACCACTAGCCGAGTCTTTGGCACCTTTATCACTTGGCTCGCGGAAAAACAATCCCCCGTCTTTGTCGTTGCCACAGCCAATAATATCCAAACCTTACCCCCCGAAATGTTGCGCAAAGGGCGCTTTGATGAAATCTTTTTTGTCGGATTGCCCAACCAAGAGGAACGTCAGGCCATCTTTTCCGTCCATTTATCCCGTCTGCGCCCCCATGACTTGAAAAACTATGATCTCCCCCGTCTGGCCTACGAAACCCCCGATTTTTCCGGGGCAGAAATTGAGCAGACCTTAATTGAAGCCATGCACATTGGCTTTAGTCAGAACCGGGATTTTACGACAGATGATATCCTAGAGGCGGCTAGCCAAATTGTCCCCTTGGCGCGCACCGCTCAAGAACAAATCGAGTTTTTACAGAACTGGGCGGCCGCAGGGAAAGCGCGTCTGGCTTCACGGGATACCCGGTTAGCCAACCGCATTCAAAAACAATTCCCCTAA
- a CDS encoding protein jag: MQERMERGQAWLAELLKLMGCPTNVTVSHHEGDESIWLMVEESQLSEDKINTLIGEQGKTIDAIQYLANTILNIGVDRADQHPYTIEIHGYRVKRQGELRVLVDEVAEQVRATGQEVEMTSLSSAERRQIHNFFQELEELSDLTTESRGSEPNRRMFVRLR, translated from the coding sequence ATGCAAGAGAGAATGGAGCGAGGTCAAGCTTGGTTAGCGGAATTGCTCAAATTAATGGGCTGTCCCACTAACGTGACTGTCTCCCACCACGAAGGAGACGAGTCTATCTGGTTGATGGTCGAAGAAAGCCAACTGAGTGAGGACAAAATTAACACCCTGATTGGGGAGCAGGGGAAAACCATTGATGCGATTCAATATCTGGCGAATACGATTTTAAATATTGGCGTAGACCGTGCAGACCAACACCCCTACACGATCGAGATTCACGGCTACCGGGTGAAACGCCAAGGGGAATTACGGGTGCTAGTGGATGAAGTGGCCGAACAAGTGCGTGCTACGGGGCAGGAAGTGGAAATGACCTCCCTTTCCTCCGCCGAACGTCGCCAAATTCACAACTTTTTTCAAGAACTTGAGGAATTGTCCGACCTGACCACAGAAAGCCGAGGCTCCGAACCGAATCGGCGGATGTTTGTACGTTTGCGTTAA
- a CDS encoding S8 family serine peptidase yields MFIGQLFFNLFGNKQSLSPQEETENTYFQAFILEPILTPSGLIDAGDDSSDPGWIEPITIEPLDLPESELESPSLEEVEQFHDSETELESALSENHFEIEDELEIIPYIELEPQSPFNAGVFTVGDTGTVEIDYLFDGGKYQFELAIFSLEGMEDFEPGSEAFIAEAARRALSESEFGHIVIQDRLEGAKFEGLGNLGENNNWNSGDYLGVKSFSMRPGDEFAFMLTPNGRIQEVLNNPSITGTKAPIFSLGTANPDDMFNFGQIADVTGDGSTFVMEDVQFGHQWYDGDYNDLIFQVRGATGEAPLMADLIDPAIDWRDSDLGQALINYATRYVEEVGVEDIGLSFQPEDQPLVGIIDTGFSADNPDLDYSNITLGRDWIDGDDNPLLSVGEGNEHGTHVLGIIAAQRDNDIGIDGINPDAPIWLGRAVGSGQWANSLVEFVDAAIESGQPNAVVNLSLDLTQIDAEGNVTTRYEFTPMERAAIEYARQNNVLLVVAAGNDGGVMSALGQASQEFDNIITVGAAQQFDPTASPWQGADRADYSSYGRGLDLMAYGGTTENPQLSLTGEGTSAMAGTSVATAKVTGAVSQVWAANPGLSYRQVIEILKQTATDLGETGFDLATGAGLVNMMAAVHLAKVTKPEEHSTPNILSPETWSGEGVFTPGERAVQNVVVPPEWRRWYYGWLDSSNPADTFSFRLDEPTSLQFSLDFLGSAVLRRNGQVILTGKDDNGDGILYAGANGKLPPGNYVLTVDRSNYSKVDQYRLIMNFVDGSQGGEDPVVEFLPAKQVIQPQPIPNPWQNPQPTPSPTPQPTPTPSPSAEEIAAKERAIEEVRAVYEANLERLGNSRRDIQIFEQAFDGVNMPAVQYFDGGYIIWNGQKAIPYFNGTGKALPNIDLPSTVKPIWDVVKPSNVVKVPDGRHTYPNMRGSSEYWVELNGTKNDISLAARDTTLVHPDLRTTVYRDLGGGRMQQVPLTDINSDDNYLNYKNLPPGKYLIKMDVEQNKANIPYRMIVNLDQAGDTLAKARNLDREYGKIDGKRIIVSDHVGLPQGDKDLYTFTTSNFQTNLQFAVRSLYSDLNEETKSQLLDGDIKMRLLDANGNEVFSVDSANRKPTFAAQMLKPNSKYYVEVTAKNGSRTNYDLVLNFEQLWAPAGRHEFKGLTDQLEYNFRVDSNATDRTLHTAVRDSRGQTISSIHYTSTIYRRQNGQWIPVNPTSTGNSVLMYNSLPTGEYRVVMNPKPSMPSSVYTFVHNLDQAGQTRSDARNLGNIGGKRVTVNDHVGMPTGDLDYYKFSTGSDPRLLQFAVRHPSGAGSLPLEGDVEFILYDNNGTVLKRVNSQNRNSIYDTYELKANSEYYVRIKPQSGHLGNYQLVLNAKEKLASNVGNTPNPNYLYREQDYLNTLYQDGTGNVISSRRADGYHDTGRAMDSYGGHPNSAIYALVGGEVIEAKNGKEFFGNKVLSHWAYNGTVAIYNKELNKTFIYWHLAEGSIDESMKGKTIEPGTFIGREGNTGYSFGAHTHVEVHNGRVNVNMSNRNAPQAPANSGRLHIPTIFQEAVRKGLVKLHK; encoded by the coding sequence ATGTTTATCGGACAACTCTTCTTTAACTTGTTTGGCAACAAACAAAGCCTATCCCCCCAAGAAGAAACAGAAAACACCTACTTTCAGGCCTTCATCCTCGAACCCATCCTCACCCCCAGCGGCCTCATTGATGCCGGAGACGACAGTTCAGATCCTGGCTGGATTGAACCCATCACCATTGAACCCCTCGACCTTCCAGAATCCGAACTCGAATCCCCTAGCCTCGAAGAAGTTGAGCAATTCCACGACAGCGAAACCGAACTAGAATCCGCTCTCTCTGAAAACCATTTTGAAATTGAAGACGAACTCGAAATCATACCCTACATTGAATTAGAACCCCAATCTCCCTTTAACGCTGGAGTCTTCACCGTCGGTGATACAGGGACAGTCGAAATCGACTACCTCTTTGACGGCGGCAAATATCAATTTGAACTAGCCATCTTCAGCTTAGAAGGCATGGAAGACTTTGAACCCGGTTCCGAGGCCTTCATTGCCGAAGCTGCACGACGCGCCCTCTCTGAATCCGAATTCGGTCACATCGTCATTCAAGACCGACTCGAAGGGGCAAAATTTGAAGGCCTAGGCAACCTTGGAGAAAATAACAACTGGAACTCTGGGGACTATTTAGGCGTGAAATCCTTCTCCATGCGGCCGGGGGATGAATTCGCTTTTATGTTAACCCCCAATGGGCGCATACAAGAGGTTTTGAATAACCCCAGTATTACTGGGACAAAAGCCCCCATTTTCTCCTTGGGAACCGCTAATCCTGATGATATGTTCAACTTCGGGCAGATTGCCGATGTGACAGGGGATGGCAGTACCTTTGTCATGGAAGATGTCCAGTTTGGTCATCAGTGGTATGACGGGGACTACAACGATTTAATTTTCCAAGTTCGTGGGGCAACAGGTGAAGCACCCCTCATGGCCGACTTAATCGACCCGGCTATAGATTGGCGGGACAGTGATTTAGGTCAGGCTTTGATTAATTATGCCACCCGTTATGTGGAGGAAGTAGGCGTTGAGGATATTGGGTTGAGTTTCCAACCCGAAGATCAACCCTTGGTCGGGATTATTGACACGGGATTTAGTGCAGATAATCCCGATTTAGACTATTCCAACATTACGTTAGGACGGGATTGGATTGATGGGGATGATAACCCCTTGTTGAGTGTTGGGGAAGGCAATGAACACGGAACCCATGTTTTAGGGATTATTGCGGCGCAACGAGACAACGACATTGGCATTGATGGCATTAATCCCGATGCACCGATTTGGTTAGGTCGTGCAGTAGGTTCGGGTCAGTGGGCGAATTCTTTGGTGGAATTTGTCGATGCAGCCATTGAGTCGGGACAACCCAATGCGGTGGTCAATTTGAGTTTAGATTTAACTCAGATTGATGCTGAGGGGAATGTGACGACTCGTTATGAGTTTACACCAATGGAACGGGCGGCCATTGAATATGCACGCCAGAATAATGTGTTGCTGGTGGTGGCGGCCGGGAATGATGGCGGTGTGATGTCGGCTTTGGGTCAGGCTTCTCAGGAGTTTGATAATATCATCACCGTTGGGGCGGCTCAACAGTTTGACCCGACGGCTTCCCCGTGGCAGGGTGCAGACCGGGCGGATTATTCGAGTTATGGCCGTGGCTTAGATTTGATGGCCTATGGGGGGACAACAGAAAATCCTCAATTGTCATTAACGGGGGAAGGAACCAGTGCTATGGCCGGAACTTCTGTAGCAACGGCAAAGGTAACGGGGGCGGTGTCTCAGGTTTGGGCAGCGAATCCGGGGTTAAGTTACCGTCAGGTGATTGAGATTTTGAAGCAGACGGCGACGGATTTGGGTGAGACGGGGTTTGATTTAGCCACAGGTGCAGGTTTGGTGAATATGATGGCGGCGGTGCATTTGGCGAAGGTGACGAAACCAGAGGAACACAGCACACCAAATATCCTGAGTCCTGAAACTTGGAGTGGTGAAGGTGTCTTTACGCCAGGTGAGCGGGCTGTCCAAAATGTGGTTGTACCTCCAGAATGGCGACGCTGGTATTACGGTTGGTTGGATTCAAGCAACCCTGCTGATACGTTTTCTTTCCGACTTGATGAACCGACATCACTACAGTTTTCACTGGACTTTCTAGGAAGTGCTGTTCTTCGCAGGAATGGTCAAGTTATTCTAACGGGTAAAGATGACAATGGAGACGGTATACTTTACGCCGGTGCAAACGGAAAACTCCCTCCTGGCAACTATGTTCTAACGGTTGATCGCAGCAACTATTCCAAAGTTGATCAATATAGGTTGATCATGAACTTTGTTGATGGTAGTCAGGGTGGAGAAGATCCTGTGGTTGAGTTTCTACCCGCCAAACAAGTCATTCAGCCCCAACCAATTCCAAATCCCTGGCAGAATCCCCAACCCACTCCGAGTCCAACTCCCCAACCCACTCCGACTCCATCGCCCTCAGCAGAGGAGATAGCTGCTAAGGAACGGGCCATTGAGGAGGTTCGTGCCGTCTATGAAGCGAACCTTGAGCGTCTGGGCAATTCACGACGAGATATCCAAATCTTCGAGCAGGCATTTGATGGAGTGAATATGCCTGCGGTTCAATACTTTGATGGCGGATATATCATTTGGAATGGTCAGAAAGCAATTCCCTACTTTAACGGGACTGGGAAAGCGTTACCCAATATTGATTTACCTTCGACCGTTAAGCCGATTTGGGATGTTGTTAAACCAAGCAATGTAGTTAAGGTTCCCGATGGTCGTCACACTTATCCTAATATGCGGGGCAGTAGCGAATACTGGGTGGAGTTAAACGGGACTAAAAACGATATTAGTTTGGCGGCACGGGATACAACCCTAGTTCATCCTGACTTGCGCACCACTGTCTATCGTGACCTCGGTGGGGGACGGATGCAACAGGTTCCCTTGACTGACATCAATTCTGATGACAATTATCTAAATTACAAAAATTTGCCACCCGGAAAATATCTCATCAAGATGGATGTTGAGCAGAATAAAGCTAACATTCCTTATCGGATGATTGTGAATTTAGACCAAGCTGGGGATACCTTGGCGAAAGCTCGGAATTTAGATCGAGAGTATGGCAAGATTGATGGTAAACGCATCATTGTCAGCGACCACGTGGGTCTCCCCCAGGGTGACAAAGATTTATATACTTTTACCACGAGTAACTTCCAAACCAACTTACAGTTTGCTGTTCGCAGTTTATACAGTGATTTGAATGAAGAAACCAAGAGTCAGTTACTAGATGGTGACATCAAAATGCGGTTGTTGGATGCTAATGGGAATGAAGTCTTTTCCGTTGACTCTGCCAATCGTAAGCCTACCTTTGCAGCCCAGATGCTGAAACCTAATAGCAAATACTATGTTGAAGTTACGGCTAAAAACGGTTCTCGGACTAACTACGATTTGGTGTTGAATTTTGAGCAACTCTGGGCACCAGCTGGGCGACATGAGTTTAAGGGGTTGACTGACCAACTTGAGTATAATTTCCGAGTAGACAGTAATGCGACAGATCGCACCCTACATACAGCTGTACGGGATTCTCGTGGTCAGACAATTAGCTCCATTCACTATACTTCAACAATCTACCGACGACAGAATGGGCAATGGATTCCTGTAAATCCCACTAGCACTGGTAATAGTGTCTTGATGTATAATTCTCTTCCTACGGGTGAGTATCGGGTTGTGATGAATCCTAAGCCATCAATGCCTTCATCTGTTTACACCTTTGTTCATAACTTGGATCAAGCAGGGCAGACTCGATCTGATGCGAGGAATTTGGGCAACATTGGAGGAAAACGAGTTACCGTAAATGATCACGTCGGAATGCCAACTGGTGATTTAGACTACTATAAATTCTCCACTGGTTCGGATCCTCGACTTTTACAATTTGCTGTTCGTCATCCTAGTGGTGCTGGTAGCTTGCCTCTAGAAGGAGATGTTGAGTTTATCTTGTATGACAACAATGGCACGGTGTTGAAGCGGGTCAATTCTCAAAATCGTAATTCAATCTATGACACATACGAATTGAAAGCAAACAGCGAATACTATGTTCGGATCAAGCCTCAATCTGGTCATCTTGGAAACTATCAGTTAGTCTTGAATGCAAAAGAGAAGTTGGCTTCTAATGTGGGGAATACTCCCAATCCAAATTATCTTTATCGAGAGCAGGACTACCTAAATACCTTATACCAGGATGGAACTGGAAACGTCATTAGTTCTCGACGTGCTGATGGTTATCACGATACAGGACGAGCAATGGATTCCTATGGTGGACATCCAAATAGTGCAATCTATGCTCTAGTGGGTGGAGAAGTCATTGAAGCAAAAAATGGGAAAGAGTTTTTCGGAAATAAGGTCTTGTCACATTGGGCTTATAATGGCACTGTTGCTATTTACAACAAAGAGCTAAACAAGACGTTTATTTATTGGCACTTAGCTGAAGGATCGATCGACGAAAGTATGAAAGGTAAGACTATCGAACCAGGAACCTTTATCGGACGAGAAGGTAATACAGGTTATAGCTTTGGTGCTCATACGCATGTAGAAGTACATAATGGTCGTGTAAACGTCAATATGTCTAATCGCAATGCACCTCAAGCACCTGCAAATTCTGGTCGTTTACATATTCCAACTATCTTTCAAGAGGCTGTTCGTAAGGGCTTAGTCAAGTTACACAAATAG
- a CDS encoding YceD family protein encodes MDKIYIPFLLQAPEQTEEIEVREFIRDLDSLTPVRGGLTVAHRGTYLEVSAQVETIVTLACHRCLQNYNHRLRVETTELIWLEEEPDSLQVFPLEREVKVEDLSEVLSPTGYFLPEAWLYEQLSLALPLQQVCGEDCPGVETKSSSSQPEIDHRWASLQALQEQLRLKDGNETTS; translated from the coding sequence ATGGACAAGATTTATATTCCCTTTTTATTACAAGCCCCAGAGCAAACCGAGGAAATCGAAGTCCGGGAGTTTATCCGGGATTTGGATAGTTTAACTCCAGTGCGGGGGGGGTTAACGGTGGCCCATCGGGGAACCTATTTGGAAGTATCGGCTCAGGTGGAAACCATTGTCACGCTGGCTTGTCATCGTTGCTTGCAAAATTATAATCATCGTTTGCGGGTCGAAACTACGGAGTTGATTTGGTTGGAAGAAGAACCGGACTCTTTACAGGTGTTTCCCTTAGAACGGGAGGTGAAAGTTGAGGATTTATCGGAGGTGTTATCCCCGACAGGGTATTTTTTGCCGGAAGCGTGGTTATATGAGCAGTTAAGTTTAGCGTTGCCTTTGCAACAGGTTTGTGGGGAGGATTGCCCGGGGGTGGAGACAAAATCCTCATCGAGTCAGCCGGAAATAGATCACCGTTGGGCTAGTTTACAGGCTTTGCAGGAACAACTAAGGTTAAAGGATGGTAATGAAACAACGTCCTGA
- the yidC gene encoding membrane protein insertase YidC, with protein sequence MDLGIGFLSTNIMLPILDFFRGIVPSYGFAIIALTLVIRFAVYPLSAKSIRSMRRTRIAQPVMQKRVKEVQERYKDDPAELQKAMGEIYKEYGNPLGGCLPLFLQIPILWALFATLRGSPFADINYTVDVQVFPQEQIELIQPQIFSTKPQNIYLKEGVHYPIVANLATGNKLAIGQSAKVEFQSTSGEALSQLAKNYPDSNVKPQWTVTKGENAVQVKPDGTVVAIAPGEATLQGTIPGIASNEGFLFINALGRVGATGTDGAIHWDIVIMVLFFGVSTYISQNLTNSQTPASNDANAQQQQTVSKITPIIFTGMFLIFPLPAGVLMYMVVANIFQTAQTFILMREPLPENLQKLVEKQEQEEKRRQGRDELPFERKRSKKKEKTSG encoded by the coding sequence ATGGATTTAGGAATCGGATTTCTTTCCACCAATATAATGCTGCCAATCCTCGACTTTTTCCGAGGGATTGTGCCGAGCTATGGTTTTGCGATTATCGCCCTCACCTTGGTGATTCGCTTTGCCGTTTATCCCCTCAGCGCCAAATCCATTCGCAGTATGCGGCGGACTCGTATTGCCCAGCCTGTGATGCAAAAGCGCGTTAAAGAAGTACAAGAACGCTATAAAGACGACCCGGCCGAATTGCAAAAAGCCATGGGGGAAATTTATAAAGAATATGGCAACCCCCTAGGCGGTTGTTTACCCCTCTTCTTACAAATTCCCATCCTCTGGGCGCTCTTTGCCACCTTACGGGGATCACCCTTTGCGGATATTAACTATACCGTAGATGTACAGGTCTTTCCCCAAGAACAAATCGAACTGATTCAACCCCAGATTTTCAGCACCAAACCCCAAAATATTTATCTCAAAGAAGGGGTACACTATCCCATTGTGGCCAACCTCGCCACCGGGAATAAATTAGCCATCGGTCAAAGTGCTAAGGTAGAGTTTCAATCCACCTCTGGGGAAGCCCTCAGCCAGTTAGCTAAAAATTATCCCGACAGCAACGTTAAGCCCCAGTGGACTGTGACCAAAGGGGAAAACGCGGTACAAGTGAAACCCGATGGGACTGTGGTTGCGATCGCACCTGGAGAAGCCACCTTACAAGGCACCATCCCCGGTATTGCTTCTAATGAAGGATTCCTCTTCATTAACGCCTTGGGTCGAGTCGGAGCCACCGGAACCGATGGAGCCATTCACTGGGACATCGTGATCATGGTGCTATTCTTCGGGGTGAGTACCTACATCAGCCAAAACCTGACCAACTCCCAAACCCCGGCCAGTAATGATGCTAACGCCCAACAACAACAAACCGTCAGCAAAATTACACCCATTATCTTTACGGGGATGTTTCTGATCTTCCCCCTCCCGGCCGGGGTATTGATGTATATGGTGGTGGCGAACATCTTCCAAACCGCCCAGACCTTTATTTTGATGCGTGAACCCCTGCCCGAAAACCTGCAAAAGCTGGTTGAAAAACAGGAGCAAGAAGAAAAACGCCGTCAAGGTCGGGATGAACTGCCCTTTGAGCGCAAACGGTCTAAGAAAAAAGAAAAAACCTCCGGCTAG